The Terriglobales bacterium genomic interval CACGTTGAGCGGCCTCGGCTTCTGGAAGAACCACCACAGGTTGCGCAGGATCATCGGGTGATAGGCCAGCACCGCGCGCCGCGGAAGGGTCCCCGCCTCGAACCCCCCGAACAGCAGCACGATGGTGATCACGATCCCCAGCACCGCATGCCACCCGGCGGCGAAGCGGTTGCCGATCCCTTCCACCTTGGCCGCATGCAGCCGCAGCCGCACGAACAGGATCTGGTTGGCGGCGAAGAGCCAGTTGGCGCCCCACAAGGCCAGCGCCCGCGCCTCCAGGTGGCCGGTGGTCACGTAGTACGCTCCGGCCGCGGTCGAGGTCAGGCCGATCGCGCCCAGCAACTGCGAACTGGTGCGCGTCTCGCGTCCCAGCTTGCGCAGGCCCGCCTGCACGGCGAACGAGGCCGCCGCCGCCGCTCCCAGCAACAGCAACCCGCGGTTGTTTCCGTGCCGGAAAAGGAGGATGAGAGTGCCCGCTGCGATCGCGCTATACGCGGCGGCGCCCAGCACCACCCACTGCCGCTCCGTGCCTCTCTGCGCCCGCACCGCCGATGCTCCCAGCAGGGCCTCCACCGGAGTGCGCAGGCAGAACAGCGCCAGGGAAGCGGCCAGAAAGAGCAGCACCGGGGCCACCGCTCCGCCCCTGATCGCTCCCACGGCCGCGCCCGTGACCAGCGGCACCAGCAGGATGCCCCACGCCCCGTGCTCGCGCGGCCACAGCATGGCGCGCATCCGCGCTCCGCTCAAGGGTTGTAGCGCTGTTTCCATGAATGCCATATCAGCCGGACTTCCTCGATTGTCCCCGCCTTCCATCCGCCGGTCTGTGACTTTGGTCGTGCCTGACTGGATCCCACGCCTGGTGTGGCGCGGCCGCCCTCGCCCGCGCCGATGAAAATCACGTGGCGCGGCCGCCCTCGCTATCGCGTCTGGGTCTCCGCCTTCTTGGGCGGCGCGGTCATCTTCGGCTGATAGACGCAGAACGGCTCTTCGTCGAGCATGTCGCCGGTGGCGGCATAAGCCCGCGCCCGGCATCCCATGCAGACATTGCGGAACTCGCAGCATCCGCACTTGCCCTTCAGGTTGCCGGTGTCGCGCAACTGCTCAAAGACCTCGGAGGTGTTCCAGATCTCGCCGAAGGATTGCGTGCGCAGGTCGCCTGACTTCATCGGCAGGTATCCGCAGGGGAAGACCTCGCCCTCGTGCGAGATGAAGCACACGCCTGTGCCCGCCAGGCAGCCTTTGGTCATGGCGCTCATGCCGTCGGGCGCCGCGCCCGGATGCCCGGTGTGATGTCCCTTGGGCACGCGCCCCGGATGTCCCACCACGTTCTGATTGATCACGATGCCGGTGCCGCCCGGCATCATGGCGTCGGTCGGCCCGATGCCGCCGGCGTTGACGGGATGGCGCTCGGAGGCGCGCCGCTCCGCCGCCCGCCGCTGCCGCACCACGCGGAAGTAATGCGGCGCGCAGGTGGCTTTCAGCTCGATGTCGCCTTCCAGCGACCGGTCGTAGAACCAGTTGAGCATGCGCTCGTACTCGTCCGGCGGCACCATCTCGCGATCGGCGATCTCGACCCCGCAGCCCACCGGCACCAGCAGGAAGGTGTGCAGGGCGTCGGCGCCCAGGGAGCGCGCCAGGTCGAGCACTTGCGGGAGCTGGTGCGCGTTGTGCCGCGCCACCGTCATGTTGATCTGCACGCCCATGCCCTGCGCGCGCAGGTTCTTCAGGCCCTGCACCGCGTTGTCGAACGCGCCCGGGATGCCGCGGAAGGAGTCGTGGGTTTTGGCATCCGCCCCGTCGAGCGAGATGGAGACCCGCTTCACTCCCGCGTTCACGATCTTCTGCGCGATGTTCTTGTCCACCAGGGTGCCGTTGGTGGCCAGCGCGACGCGCAGTCCCTTCGCAGTGGCGTAGCTGGCCAGCTCGAAGATGTCGCGGCGGTAGAGGGGCTCGCCGCCGCTCAGCACCAGGATGGGATTGGCGAAGGCCGCGATCTGGTCGATGATGGCCTTGGCCTTTTCGGTCGGCAGGTCGGTCGGGCTCATCAGCTCGGTGGCTGTCGCCCGGCAGTGGATGCAACGCAGGTTGCACCCCTTGGTGACTTCCCAGAAGACCAGGCGCGGCTTGGGCGTCCCCTCGGTCGTTGGCCGTTCCCCACTGTGTTCCATGAACCCCGCTCCTTACCATTCAAGGCTAAAAGAGGGGGCTTGAGCCCGATGTGACCGGAGTCACAGGAGGTGGTTCAGACGTCACACCCAGCGCAAAGGGTGGAGCCGGCCTTCAGGCCTGCATTCTAGCTGGGGACAAATTGCAACGGCCTGCTCCACCCGCTGTCTAGAACCTGGTCGCCAGCTCCAGTTCCTCCAGTTGCACCTGCTGGACCCCGTCCACGCCGCGGGCGATCTTCCCGATGCGCTTGGCCTGCAGCGGGCTGACGATGTCTCCCTTGATGGCCACCGTTCCGCCCTTGGCCGTGACCTCGAATTGCAGGTCGGTGGTCGACGGATCCATGGCTAGGTGGGCCTTCACCTCGCTGGCCAGCGCCAGCTCTTCGATGGCGCGCCGCGCCTCGGCGGTGAACTCGAAGCACGGCAGCTTGGCGACCGCCAGGATGGCGTCGCTGGCCTCCTCCAGGCTCATCTGCTCCAGGTTGAGCACCAGGTCGTACAGCGACGCGTCGGCCCAGTCCACGTCGTAGAGGAAGCGCGTCCATTTGCGCCGCTCTTCGTCCATCCTCTCGATGTAGGCGATGGCCTCCTTGCGGCTGAATCCCAGGCGCTCCTGCACCTTGGCGGCGCGGAAATCCATGGGGGCGATGATGCGGATGCGCAGCAGGTGCGGCCCGCTGCCCAGGAGCAGGTGCCCGGCCAGGCCGTGGTAGATGGCATCGCCGCTGCGGACCTCTTCGGTCAGCGCCGCCTGGATGAAGGCCAGGTAGGTGTACTTGGTGTGCTGGGACTGTCCCAGGAAGCTGGGCGGCTTCTCGATGGCGGTGCGCAGCGCCTCCTGGGAGACGCCCCACGCCGCCGCCTTCTGGATGATGTGCTCGCGGTCGATGCAGCGGTAGCCCAGCCGGCGGGCCAGATTCTCTGCCAGCAGCTTGCCCCCGCTGAACGAGCCTCGGGAGATGGTGATGATGGGCATGGCGACCTCCTCGGCGGCGGCCGCACGGCGCCCCGCCTGGCACTCCATTCCCTACACGCATTCCCCGCCCCGGGCAGTGACGGCGCTCACCCTTCGACGTTCAGTGGGCCTTGGAGAAGTGCTCGTGCACGATCTTCCAGCCGCCCTTGCCCTTGGCGTACACGTGGCTACCGCGGCCTTCCACCTTGCGCCGCGGGGAGAGCGTCACCGTCCAGTAGAAGCTGGCCACGGCCACGCCGCCCAGGACCTGCACCCGCGGCTGCGCGATGCGGTACTGCGCCCGCGGCGAGCGGTCGAAGTAGTGGCGGAACGTGCTGGCCAGCTCCTTCCGTCCGCTGACCCGCTTGTGCCGCGTGGACGAGAAGCCCATGAACCCGGGGCCGAACTGCGCCAGCAGCGCCCCCAGGTCGTGGCGGTTGAAGTCTCGGGCCTGCTCCCGTTCCAAACGAAGGATCTGTCGTTGTGTGCCGGTCATAATCGCCTATCCTCCGCGCAATTCGCGCCCCGTTCAAGGACGGGCATCACGGACCCTCGGCCCGTGCCGCGCTTCACCGGATACTGATCAACTCCACGTCGAACACCAGCATGCCGTAGGGCGCCTGCCGGCCCTGGTAGGCCAGGTCCTGCGGGATCCAGAAGCGCATTTTCTGGCCTTCCACCATGAGCTGCAGTCCTTCGGTCCACCCGGCGATCACCTTGTTGAGCGGGAAGGTGGCCGGCTGGCCGCGGGTGAGCGAGCTGTCGAACCGTTTGCCGTCGGTCGTCCACCCGGTGTAGTTCACCGTGACCTCGTCGCTCGCCTTGGGATGCCGCTTGCCCGTGCCCGGCCGCAGCACCTTGTACTCCAGCCCGCTGGCGGTGCGTTTGGCGTCCTTGGGAGGCGCTTTCACGTCCTCGGGCGCGTGCGTAGGCATCTCGAGCAGGGTCACCTCGAAGACCAGCATGCCCTTCGGCCTTCCCTCCTGGCCTTTGTAGGCGAGGTCCTCGGGGATCCACATCCGCCGCGTCTCTCCCGTGACCATCAGTTGCAGGCCTTCGCTGAAGCCGGGGATCACGCGGTTCACCGGGAAACTGGCGGGCGCGCCCCGCGCCACCGAGCTGTCGAACATTTTTCCGCCGGTGGTCCAGCCGGTGTAGTCGATGGTGACCAGGTCGTCCTTCGCCGGATGTTCTTTGCCGGTGCCAGGCTTCACGACCCGGGTCGCCAGGCCGGAGGCCGTCTTGGCTGCATCCGCCGGCGGAGCGGCGACATCGGCGGGTGCGGGAATGTTGGACGAGGACGGCGCCTGTCCCCACACCGACGCCGCGAGCAGTACGAGCAGAGCAAGCATGATGATTCGCATCCCCCTATTGTACCTGTCGTCTCGGGGACCGCCAGGCTGCGCACAGCGACGTGGTTCACACGTCACTGAATCCTGTTCGCCCCCTGTGCTACCAAGGGCGTGAAGCCGGGAGTCGTCCGATCGATCAGCACTCCACCCCAGCCGGCCAGGCAGGCGTGAGCGCGGCGAATCCCGGCATTTGCCGCGGAGGCCGCCCCTGCGGCCCAACTTCTGATTCGGAGGTTGGCCATGAGTCCCGCCGTCGTCATCCCATTCGCTCCTAAGACCACCGACGCCACCCTCGTCCTCGACCGCTACGAGCGCTCCTACGCCACGTCGCGAAAGACTTCCGATTTCGCCGAGACCGTGGGCCTGGCGGGCATCGCCGTCGCCGGCGTGCTCTGGCTCATCGCCCTGATCGTTTACCAGGCCTTCCCCCGGGAACGCGCCGGCTTCCCGGTCGCGACCCTGGTCCTGGTCGGGATCGCCCTCTGGATCCTGCTGGCCTCGCGGGTGATTCGCCGCGGGTTCCTGGCCCACGGACAGTTGCTGCAATCGGTCATCGACTCGGCCGTCGCCGGCTCGCCCTTCCTGACGAACCCGCAGCGGGTCCAGGTGATGGG includes:
- a CDS encoding YwiC-like family protein: MAFMETALQPLSGARMRAMLWPREHGAWGILLVPLVTGAAVGAIRGGAVAPVLLFLAASLALFCLRTPVEALLGASAVRAQRGTERQWVVLGAAAYSAIAAGTLILLFRHGNNRGLLLLGAAAAASFAVQAGLRKLGRETRTSSQLLGAIGLTSTAAGAYYVTTGHLEARALALWGANWLFAANQILFVRLRLHAAKVEGIGNRFAAGWHAVLGIVITIVLLFGGFEAGTLPRRAVLAYHPMILRNLWWFFQKPRPLNVHRLGVRELISAIVFGAIFIVALASWR
- a CDS encoding radical SAM protein, yielding MEHSGERPTTEGTPKPRLVFWEVTKGCNLRCIHCRATATELMSPTDLPTEKAKAIIDQIAAFANPILVLSGGEPLYRRDIFELASYATAKGLRVALATNGTLVDKNIAQKIVNAGVKRVSISLDGADAKTHDSFRGIPGAFDNAVQGLKNLRAQGMGVQINMTVARHNAHQLPQVLDLARSLGADALHTFLLVPVGCGVEIADREMVPPDEYERMLNWFYDRSLEGDIELKATCAPHYFRVVRQRRAAERRASERHPVNAGGIGPTDAMMPGGTGIVINQNVVGHPGRVPKGHHTGHPGAAPDGMSAMTKGCLAGTGVCFISHEGEVFPCGYLPMKSGDLRTQSFGEIWNTSEVFEQLRDTGNLKGKCGCCEFRNVCMGCRARAYAATGDMLDEEPFCVYQPKMTAPPKKAETQTR
- a CDS encoding nuclear transport factor 2 family protein, whose translation is MTGTQRQILRLEREQARDFNRHDLGALLAQFGPGFMGFSSTRHKRVSGRKELASTFRHYFDRSPRAQYRIAQPRVQVLGGVAVASFYWTVTLSPRRKVEGRGSHVYAKGKGGWKIVHEHFSKAH
- a CDS encoding cytidylate kinase family protein — translated: MECQAGRRAAAAEEVAMPIITISRGSFSGGKLLAENLARRLGYRCIDREHIIQKAAAWGVSQEALRTAIEKPPSFLGQSQHTKYTYLAFIQAALTEEVRSGDAIYHGLAGHLLLGSGPHLLRIRIIAPMDFRAAKVQERLGFSRKEAIAYIERMDEERRKWTRFLYDVDWADASLYDLVLNLEQMSLEEASDAILAVAKLPCFEFTAEARRAIEELALASEVKAHLAMDPSTTDLQFEVTAKGGTVAIKGDIVSPLQAKRIGKIARGVDGVQQVQLEELELATRF
- a CDS encoding FKBP-type peptidyl-prolyl cis-trans isomerase — protein: MRIIMLALLVLLAASVWGQAPSSSNIPAPADVAAPPADAAKTASGLATRVVKPGTGKEHPAKDDLVTIDYTGWTTGGKMFDSSVARGAPASFPVNRVIPGFSEGLQLMVTGETRRMWIPEDLAYKGQEGRPKGMLVFEVTLLEMPTHAPEDVKAPPKDAKRTASGLEYKVLRPGTGKRHPKASDEVTVNYTGWTTDGKRFDSSLTRGQPATFPLNKVIAGWTEGLQLMVEGQKMRFWIPQDLAYQGRQAPYGMLVFDVELISIR